DNA sequence from the Cystobacter ferrugineus genome:
TACGCAACGCCTCCGCGAGCACGCGCACCGGTCAGCTCTTCCATCAGCACCTGGAAGCGCCGGGCTACGAGTACCGGGCCTATGACATCACCAGCGACCTCGGTGTGCCGACGACGTATGCCCTGCTGACCTGCCCGTCCGCCCGCGGCCCGCTCTACATCGTCGGAGGCGCAACGCGGCTGGACGGAGGCCAGGCCACGCTCAAGGCCCTGATGGAGACAGTCCAGACCCGGCCCTATGTCCTGTGGCTGATGGAGAGGGATCCTCACTGGAGGCCCGCGGCCGACTTCTCCAATGTGGTCGACTTCCCCTTCACCTGCCGGTTGTACACGGTCGCGCAGGAGCTGAGGCCCCACCTGCTCGCGGTGGAGGACCGGGTGACATCGGAGGTGTCCCTGGAGAATCTTCCCCGCTGGGAATCGCGGGACGCGGCCACCGACCTCGCCGAGCTCGTCCGGCGGTTCGAGCACCGGGGTTACGAGGCGGTCGTGGTGGAGCTCACCACGCCGGACATCGCCGCGCTGGGGCTGAGGGTCGTCCGGGTCATCACCCCGGAGCTCCAGCAGCTCCACGCCGATCATCGCTATCCCTTCCTGGGAGGCAGGCGGCTGTACGACGTCCCCGTCCGGCTCGGCCACCGGACCCGGCCGGCGGATGAGACGCAGCTCAACCCCTATCCCCACCCCTTCCCCTGAGTGCCAACATGAGGCGCAGAACCCAACCCCTCCTCCAGCAGCGCCAGCAGGCCTTGAAGCGCCGGGAGCCCTTCCTGGGCTCGATGTTCCACGAGAATTCGAAGTTCACGCCCCAAGCCCGGCACGAGCTGGGCCGCCGGATCAGCCAGCTCCAGGACGAGGGGCTGCTGCGGCGGGTGTCCAGTTCCTACAAGAGTCATCCCGGGTGTCCCCAGGTGGCGCTGCCCCGAGCGGCGTTGCACCTGGAGCGCGAGCTCCAGGAGATCATCGTGGGCCGCCGCTCCACCCGGGAGTTCGATACGGCCCAGTCCGTCACCCTCCAGGAACTGGCCAACCTGCTGCAACTCTCGTACGGCATCACGGGCAGCCTGGAGCTGGATGAAGGAGTGACGCAGTACCTGCGGGCCATTCCCAGCGCGGGAGCCCTCTATCCGCTCGAACTCTATCTGGTGGCGCAGCGGGTGGAGGGGCTTGCCCCGGGCCTCTACCACTACCGCGTCGCGCAACACGCCCTGGAGGTACTGGAGACCGCGGACCAGGCCGAGCGCATGCTGCGGATGGAGCGGGAGTGGGGAATGGGCTCGCCCTCCGCCTTCCACCTGGTGATCAGCGGCGTCTTCGAGCGCACGATGTTCAAGTATCACGAGCGGGGCTATCGCTTCGTCCTCATCGAAGCGGGGATGCTGGGCCAGAACCTCACGCTGCTGGCCGAGTGTCAGGGCATCCGCTCCTGCATGGCGGGAGGCTGGGGTGATGACGAGCTCAATCAACTCTTCGGCCTGGATGGCGGTGCGGAGTCCACGCTGCTGACCCTCTGCTTCGGACGGGCGTCCCGGGGAGGGCCGTGATGCAGGGGCCGGTCCCACCCGCCCCCGCCATCCACGTGAAGGGGCTCGTCAAACGCTTTGGCGCGACGCTGGCCGTGAACGGGCTCGAACTGAGCGTGGCCCGGGGCGAGTGCATGGGACTGCTCGGCCCCAACGGAGCGGGCAAGAGCACCACGCTGGAGATCCTCGAGGGGCTCCAGTCACCGACCGAGGGAGAGGTGCACCTGCTCGGCCTGTGCTGGAAGAAGCACGCGAAGCAGTTGCGAGCGCGCATCGGAGTCGCCCAGCAGCAGACGTGGCTCTACGACAGGCTGAGCGTGGAGGAGACGCTCGCGCTCTTCCGCTCCTTCCACGCCCAGGGCCTCGACGTGGAGGAGGCCCTCGGCCGGGTGCGGCTCGAGGACAAGCGCAAGGACTACGTGATGAATCTCTCGGGCGGACAGCGGCAGCGGCTGTCCCTGGCCCTGGCACTGGTGGGCAATCCGGACATCCTCTTCCTCGACGAGCCCACCACGGGGCTGGATCCCCGCTCCCGCCGGGCGCTCTGGGAGCTGCTCGAGGAGCTCCGGGCCGGAGGACGCACCGTGATGCTCTCCACCCACTACCTGGAGGAGGCGCGGAGGCTCTGCGATCGGGTGGTCATCCTCGACCGGGGGCGCATCGTGGCGCAGGGCAGGCCCTCCGAGCTGATCGCCTCATTGGAAGGGGGATTGGAAGAAGGATTGGAAGCAGGGCGCCCGCCCGCCCTCGCCCGGGAGGTGACGCTGGATGACGTCTACCTGGCCTTCACCGGCCACGGCCCGCGGGAGGGTACGCGCCCATGAAACACCAGCATCCGCTCTGGCACCTCTTCCTCTTCCGGGTGCGAGCCCTGGTGCGTGAACCCACCGCGCTCTTCTGGACCTTCGTCTTCCCGCTACTCACCGCGCTCATTCTCGGGCTCGCCTTCCGCGACCGCGGGCTGCCGGAGCTCTCCGTCGCCGTCGTGGAGGGGCCGGGCGCGGAGGTGCTCGCGGCACGAGTGGAGGCCTCCACGGACCTGCGATCCACACGCCTGCCCCAGGCCGAGGCATTCGAGGCGCTGAGGAATGGCCAGGCGGCACTGGTCCTGGTTCCCGGCGAGCCCCCCGGCATGTTCGTCAACTCCCTGCAACCGGATGGGCGCACCGCGCGCCTGGCGGTGAGGGACGTGCTCGAGCGAATGAACGGCCAGCAGGAACAGTTCGAGGTGAGGGAGCATCAGGTGAGGACCTCGGGGCACCGCTATATCGACTTCTTCATTCCGGGGATGCTCGGCTACTCGCTCATGTCCTCGGGGCTGTGGAGCGTGGGCATGGCGATCGTGGGCATGCGGAGCGGGAAGCTGCTCCGTCGGCTGTCGGCCACGCCGATGCGGCGCGGCCACTTCCTGCTCTCCTTCGTGCTCTGGCGGAGCGTGCAGGCCCTGGTGGAGATCCTCTTCGTCCTGGCCTTCTCGCGGCTCGTCTTCGACGTGCGGGTGTCCGGCAGCCTGGTGGCCTTCATCCTCTTCGGACTGATGGGCTCCCTCTGCTTCGGAGGGTTGGCGCTGCTGGTGGCCAGCCGCGCGCCAAACGCCCAGACAGCCAAC
Encoded proteins:
- a CDS encoding YcaO-like family protein, with protein sequence MNPQAQNTNALPELLGKMESLLSPRVGIGGALTPMPRHAGEPRVYLYNVETALLGPQGMRPSRPIAGGAGFSYEEAAVSALGELVEGYCAAYLEPGNIVRGSYRELRRHHEMLEPERFALFSERQYETPGFPYPRFSEDAHCSWVWGYSLVRKKRLLVPASRVYMPYTLKADEADIGPTISTGLATGTSLEGAIVSGLHECLERDAFTLFWMNTLPVRRIQLRNASASTRTGQLFHQHLEAPGYEYRAYDITSDLGVPTTYALLTCPSARGPLYIVGGATRLDGGQATLKALMETVQTRPYVLWLMERDPHWRPAADFSNVVDFPFTCRLYTVAQELRPHLLAVEDRVTSEVSLENLPRWESRDAATDLAELVRRFEHRGYEAVVVELTTPDIAALGLRVVRVITPELQQLHADHRYPFLGGRRLYDVPVRLGHRTRPADETQLNPYPHPFP
- a CDS encoding SagB/ThcOx family dehydrogenase — protein: MRRRTQPLLQQRQQALKRREPFLGSMFHENSKFTPQARHELGRRISQLQDEGLLRRVSSSYKSHPGCPQVALPRAALHLERELQEIIVGRRSTREFDTAQSVTLQELANLLQLSYGITGSLELDEGVTQYLRAIPSAGALYPLELYLVAQRVEGLAPGLYHYRVAQHALEVLETADQAERMLRMEREWGMGSPSAFHLVISGVFERTMFKYHERGYRFVLIEAGMLGQNLTLLAECQGIRSCMAGGWGDDELNQLFGLDGGAESTLLTLCFGRASRGGP
- a CDS encoding ABC transporter ATP-binding protein → MQGPVPPAPAIHVKGLVKRFGATLAVNGLELSVARGECMGLLGPNGAGKSTTLEILEGLQSPTEGEVHLLGLCWKKHAKQLRARIGVAQQQTWLYDRLSVEETLALFRSFHAQGLDVEEALGRVRLEDKRKDYVMNLSGGQRQRLSLALALVGNPDILFLDEPTTGLDPRSRRALWELLEELRAGGRTVMLSTHYLEEARRLCDRVVILDRGRIVAQGRPSELIASLEGGLEEGLEAGRPPALAREVTLDDVYLAFTGHGPREGTRP
- a CDS encoding ABC transporter permease — translated: MKHQHPLWHLFLFRVRALVREPTALFWTFVFPLLTALILGLAFRDRGLPELSVAVVEGPGAEVLAARVEASTDLRSTRLPQAEAFEALRNGQAALVLVPGEPPGMFVNSLQPDGRTARLAVRDVLERMNGQQEQFEVREHQVRTSGHRYIDFFIPGMLGYSLMSSGLWSVGMAIVGMRSGKLLRRLSATPMRRGHFLLSFVLWRSVQALVEILFVLAFSRLVFDVRVSGSLVAFILFGLMGSLCFGGLALLVASRAPNAQTANGLTNLVILPMTILCGVFFPVDRFPAWLREVAQVLPLTALNDGLRGILLDGTDLMLLWRQLLVLGLWCAVSFAVSLRIFRWT